The genomic DNA TCGAGGCGTTCCTGTGCCAGGGAACGAAGGAAGACGCACCGTACACGCCGTGCGTGGAGCAACTTGAAAGGCTGATGAAGTGAGCGACCTGAATTTGATCCGCAACCTGTCGACCCTGGTAGCGCTACGCAATACCGAGGTGGAAAAGCTGCAGGCCGTGCAAGCGGAAAAGCAGGCCACGGCCGAGCGCTACCGCAAGAACCTGGAGCGCCTGCACAGCCTCGCCACGAACAGCGGCGCCTCGGGCGCCCTGCCGATCGCGCTGGCGGCCAATTGCGGCAATTACAAGCAGGCCGTGCTGGCGATGGCGGACAGCCACCGGCTCGACCTGACGATGCACGAGGCCGACATGGCGGTGTCGCAGCGGGCACTGACGGCGGCCTTCGTCAAGCGCGAGGTGCTGGGCCAGGTGCTGGAAAAAAAGCAGGCGGTCGTGACCACCGCAAAGAACGTGCAAGAACGCAAAGTG from Pseudoduganella armeniaca includes the following:
- a CDS encoding flagellar FliJ family protein, whose translation is MSDLNLIRNLSTLVALRNTEVEKLQAVQAEKQATAERYRKNLERLHSLATNSGASGALPIALAANCGNYKQAVLAMADSHRLDLTMHEADMAVSQRALTAAFVKREVLGQVLEKKQAVVTTAKNVQERKVHDDLATQLWLRGQK